From Sporosarcina sp. 6E9, a single genomic window includes:
- a CDS encoding metallophosphoesterase, producing the protein MFLHMLSNAFQRNVVHHDVTINTRNNNKKRLKVFFISDIHRRKIDKKLIDKIDKDIDLIVIGGDLAEKGVRLSRIASNIRILSTFSQTYYVWGNNDREVGERAIRNIMRKFRVIILENENMPIPGHSSWGICGTEDPTSEKVDIEQTLKDIDEYEHILAVCHQPKVLREIEREILPTVASVLLAGHTHGGQIRIGKFGLLEKGSFQTNSNRTKLISNGYGTTKVPLRLGAPSECHIITITY; encoded by the coding sequence ATGTTTTTACATATGTTATCAAATGCATTTCAAAGGAATGTCGTACATCACGACGTCACAATCAATACTCGTAATAATAACAAAAAGAGACTCAAGGTATTTTTCATCTCAGATATTCATCGAAGAAAAATTGATAAGAAGTTAATTGATAAAATAGACAAGGATATTGATCTCATTGTGATCGGGGGCGATTTGGCTGAAAAAGGCGTGCGGTTGTCTCGAATTGCTTCTAATATTCGAATCCTCTCTACGTTTAGCCAAACATACTATGTATGGGGAAATAACGATCGCGAGGTTGGAGAACGGGCAATCCGTAATATAATGAGAAAGTTTCGCGTAATCATATTAGAAAACGAAAACATGCCAATTCCCGGACATAGTTCGTGGGGGATTTGTGGAACTGAAGATCCAACGAGTGAAAAAGTTGATATCGAACAAACCTTGAAAGATATTGATGAATATGAACATATACTAGCTGTTTGTCATCAGCCTAAAGTGTTGCGGGAAATAGAACGTGAAATTCTGCCTACAGTAGCATCTGTTCTACTTGCGGGCCATACGCATGGCGGACAAATTAGAATTGGTAAATTTGGATTGTTGGAAAAAGGAAGCTTTCAAACCAATTCCAATCGAACTAAACTAATTAGTAATGGCTATGGTACAACAAAAGTACCTTTACGACTTGGAGCACCATCAGAATGTCATATAATCACGATAACTTATTAG
- a CDS encoding LysM peptidoglycan-binding domain-containing protein — protein sequence MKKDDYRSEFEEHRQKIKLDEEPTVLKTRAELYKNKRKSKKKPRHVMINVIFAMFTLIPILIIAVVVFNWNVDKDNNTTAAQDSQVKYETSTNKTKPEDNNSIGNDKEEKDEAEEKAKAEEKAKAEEKAKAEEKAKAEEKARAEEKARAEEQARAEEKARAEEKARAEEKARAEEKARAEEKAKAEEKAEPKPTMKTHTVAVGDTIYSISVRHYQSGNGVEKIKQANGLTSNEIYVGQVLIIP from the coding sequence ATGAAAAAAGATGATTATAGATCGGAATTTGAAGAGCACAGACAAAAAATAAAGCTAGATGAGGAACCAACTGTTTTAAAAACTCGTGCAGAACTATATAAGAACAAACGTAAAAGCAAAAAGAAACCAAGACATGTCATGATTAATGTTATTTTTGCAATGTTTACTCTGATACCTATCCTAATTATTGCAGTTGTGGTTTTTAATTGGAATGTTGATAAAGATAATAATACAACCGCAGCCCAAGATTCCCAAGTGAAATATGAGACGAGTACTAATAAAACGAAACCAGAAGATAATAATAGTATTGGGAATGATAAAGAAGAAAAAGATGAAGCGGAAGAAAAAGCTAAGGCAGAGGAAAAAGCTAAGGCGGAAGAAAAAGCTAAGGCGGAAGAAAAAGCTAAAGCAGAAGAGAAAGCTAGAGCTGAAGAAAAAGCTAGAGCTGAAGAACAGGCTAGAGCTGAAGAAAAAGCTAGAGCTGAAGAAAAGGCTAGAGCTGAAGAAAAAGCTAGAGCTGAAGAAAAAGCTAGAGCTGAAGAAAAGGCTAAAGCGGAAGAGAAAGCAGAGCCAAAACCTACGATGAAAACACATACAGTCGCGGTAGGGGATACAATTTACAGCATTTCAGTCCGCCACTATCAATCCGGAAATGGTGTCGAAAAAATTAAGCAGGCAAATGGACTGACATCCAATGAAATTTATGTGGGTCAAGTGCTTATAATTCCATAA
- a CDS encoding ATP-dependent DNA helicase RecQ: MEIKSILLNKFGFKQFRPGQEEVIRDVVSNQDTIAILPTGSGKSLCYQLPAYTKSGTVLIVSPLVALMEDQVAIMKKNGEKRVVALNSFLAYKDRQRIMTELALYKFIFVSPEMLMQNNVAEQLKKISIAFIVVDEAHCISQWGFDFRPDYLRIGEFLQQLNRPNILALTATADNQVLQDIVHYLCLENPTIHKQSLDRKNISYSIIQMKSENEKTDWILERTQKTIGPGIIYVASRRRADDLALHLKEHGLSISSYHAGMEQEDRAFIQEQFITGEIDWICATTAFGMGIHKNDIRQVIHENMPSTIAGYMQEVGRAGRDGHLSTATLLFTLEDIGKTRFIVQNDLPTESEVRRYSNLIKDGTSKNDAAELSGISDTGTRIIDYYLERMPLDAAILKIRNQRIEKEKQLQNIIQIINGENCIRKSLLEFYGETLSVPPTSCCSVCGIGTDDWLFDNNRGNSTRQLVNWADRLADLLDR, from the coding sequence ATGGAAATCAAATCAATCTTGTTGAATAAGTTCGGCTTCAAACAATTTAGACCAGGACAAGAGGAAGTTATAAGAGATGTTGTTTCAAACCAAGATACAATTGCTATTTTGCCTACAGGTAGTGGAAAGTCATTGTGTTATCAACTACCTGCCTATACAAAAAGTGGTACGGTTTTAATCGTCTCTCCTTTGGTCGCCTTAATGGAAGATCAAGTGGCGATTATGAAGAAAAATGGAGAAAAACGTGTAGTCGCTCTGAACTCTTTTCTCGCCTATAAAGATCGACAACGAATAATGACTGAATTGGCGTTGTATAAATTCATCTTCGTTTCACCAGAAATGTTAATGCAGAATAATGTTGCTGAGCAATTAAAGAAAATCTCAATAGCATTTATCGTCGTGGATGAAGCGCACTGTATTTCGCAATGGGGCTTTGATTTTAGGCCGGACTACTTGCGAATCGGGGAATTCTTGCAACAACTTAATCGACCGAATATATTGGCTTTAACTGCAACCGCCGACAACCAAGTTTTACAAGATATCGTGCACTATTTATGTCTTGAAAATCCCACCATTCATAAACAATCTTTGGATCGTAAGAACATATCATATTCGATAATACAAATGAAATCAGAAAATGAAAAGACTGATTGGATTCTTGAACGAACCCAAAAGACCATAGGACCAGGAATTATTTATGTCGCTTCAAGAAGGCGCGCGGATGATTTGGCCCTTCACTTAAAAGAACATGGACTATCAATTTCGTCTTACCATGCAGGAATGGAACAAGAGGATCGCGCATTTATCCAAGAGCAATTTATTACTGGGGAAATTGATTGGATATGTGCGACGACGGCTTTTGGCATGGGTATACATAAAAATGATATTCGGCAAGTTATCCATGAAAATATGCCGTCTACGATTGCAGGATATATGCAAGAAGTTGGTCGTGCTGGTAGAGATGGCCATCTATCTACGGCGACTTTGCTATTTACGTTGGAAGATATCGGAAAAACCCGTTTTATCGTACAAAATGATTTACCGACCGAGTCCGAAGTTCGTCGTTATTCCAATCTGATAAAAGATGGCACTTCAAAAAATGACGCGGCTGAGTTATCGGGAATCAGTGACACTGGAACAAGGATAATCGATTATTATCTTGAAAGGATGCCACTTGATGCAGCAATTTTGAAAATTAGAAACCAAAGAATCGAGAAGGAAAAACAGCTTCAAAATATTATACAAATCATTAATGGAGAAAATTGTATTCGAAAATCACTTTTGGAGTTTTATGGTGAAACTTTAAGTGTTCCGCCAACGTCTTGTTGTTCAGTATGCGGTATAGGTACAGATGATTGGCTTTTCGACAATAATCGAGGAAATTCGACCAGGCAATTAGTCAATTGGGCAGATAGATTAGCAGACCTTCTTGACAGATAG
- a CDS encoding helix-turn-helix domain-containing protein — protein MDLSFLLLTIISRLDGERSIYAGLHLLRGKRSGQTLQDVEYYSLKGFFCILPKLQTEVFDEAVDELNQAGYISIKEEVVHLTDKGKEVLHTLPQYQFNGWDYRGREHVFFSRLSLIVQTLSHFRAGVKSFMPMQNDYEIQLFVKEFLLKQGRLDQAFSTQLFQQLQQSIEQSGMSDEQKVILVHRLGGYHKAGWTWKQLSDEMTIKPFTLTLYYIESLHMLLETISQSSQYPILTETIKDIKVLTYLTESTSKTKELFERGMSMQEISRLRHLKMSTIEDHFVEISNNDQSFPMEEFVSSIDVDAVVAKSKELGTKRLRLLKAEFPTLTYFQLRLILGAGSKEGAEWKSNQSC, from the coding sequence TTGGATCTCTCATTTTTACTGTTAACGATTATTAGTCGTCTAGATGGAGAACGGTCAATTTATGCAGGTCTTCATCTATTGCGCGGAAAGCGCTCAGGACAAACCCTACAAGACGTTGAGTATTATAGTTTAAAAGGATTCTTTTGCATATTGCCGAAGTTGCAAACAGAAGTCTTTGACGAAGCAGTGGACGAATTGAACCAAGCCGGGTATATTTCGATTAAAGAGGAGGTCGTTCACCTCACAGATAAGGGGAAAGAAGTGCTTCATACTTTGCCGCAATATCAATTTAATGGATGGGATTATAGAGGCAGAGAACATGTTTTTTTCTCAAGGCTCTCTTTAATCGTTCAAACTTTGTCCCATTTCAGGGCAGGTGTTAAATCATTTATGCCTATGCAAAATGATTACGAAATACAATTATTTGTAAAAGAATTTTTGCTTAAACAAGGACGTCTTGATCAAGCCTTTTCCACTCAATTATTTCAACAACTCCAACAGTCAATCGAACAAAGTGGTATGTCTGATGAGCAAAAAGTAATTTTAGTTCATCGTCTGGGTGGTTATCATAAAGCGGGGTGGACATGGAAGCAGTTATCTGATGAAATGACTATAAAGCCATTTACACTTACTTTGTATTATATTGAAAGTTTACATATGTTACTTGAAACGATTAGCCAATCTTCACAATATCCGATTTTGACAGAGACCATAAAGGATATTAAAGTTTTGACTTACTTGACCGAATCTACTAGTAAAACAAAAGAATTATTTGAACGAGGCATGTCGATGCAAGAGATTTCACGATTACGACATTTGAAAATGAGTACAATTGAGGATCATTTCGTCGAAATCTCTAATAATGATCAATCTTTTCCGATGGAAGAGTTCGTCTCTTCTATTGATGTTGATGCTGTGGTAGCTAAATCTAAAGAACTGGGTACTAAAAGATTACGTTTATTAAAGGCGGAATTCCCGACACTTACTTATTTTCAACTACGGCTCATCTTAGGTGCAGGGTCAAAGGAGGGGGCAGAATGGAAATCAAATCAATCTTGTTGA
- a CDS encoding ferredoxin — MPKYTIVDQDTCIACGACGAAAPDIYDYDDDGIAFVILDDNTGTVEVPEELLEDMEDGFEGCPTDSIKVADAPFDGDALKYED; from the coding sequence ATGCCTAAATATACAATCGTCGATCAAGATACATGCATAGCATGCGGGGCTTGTGGGGCAGCAGCACCCGATATATACGACTATGACGATGACGGAATCGCATTTGTTATCCTCGATGATAACACGGGAACCGTTGAAGTTCCAGAAGAACTGCTGGAAGATATGGAAGACGGCTTTGAAGGATGTCCAACAGATTCAATTAAAGTAGCAGATGCTCCTTTTGATGGGGACGCATTAAAATATGAAGACTAA
- a CDS encoding ECF transporter S component produces MNSNKLRRMVIIAMLGSVATVLMQFNFPLPAIPPFLKVDFGEIPAVLAVMTLGPVAGITVELIKNLLHWFLSGSPTGVPVGEIANFTTGILFILPIYYIFNKFRTAKGLIAGLIAGTVSMAVGMTLLNYAVFLPMYTYFLNMPPVTGDALHVMLFYGILPFNLIKGAILMALTILLFARMKTWIEKQRTKLMPE; encoded by the coding sequence ATGAATAGTAATAAGTTACGTAGAATGGTTATTATCGCAATGCTTGGAAGTGTGGCAACAGTTTTAATGCAATTCAATTTTCCATTGCCAGCAATACCGCCTTTTTTAAAGGTTGACTTTGGCGAAATCCCTGCAGTTCTTGCAGTCATGACACTAGGTCCGGTTGCTGGAATTACCGTGGAACTTATTAAGAACTTGTTACATTGGTTCTTAAGCGGAAGTCCTACAGGTGTTCCGGTTGGTGAAATTGCGAACTTTACAACAGGTATATTATTCATCTTACCGATTTACTATATTTTCAATAAGTTCCGTACCGCAAAAGGTTTAATAGCGGGGTTAATCGCTGGAACAGTATCAATGGCTGTCGGGATGACATTGTTAAATTACGCTGTATTTTTGCCTATGTACACATACTTTTTAAATATGCCGCCTGTTACAGGTGATGCACTTCACGTTATGCTTTTTTACGGAATTTTACCGTTTAATCTGATTAAAGGCGCAATTTTAATGGCACTAACTATCCTGTTATTTGCCAGGATGAAAACGTGGATTGAAAAACAACGTACTAAGTTAATGCCAGAATGA
- a CDS encoding RNA polymerase sigma factor SigX — translation MDDSVFNRLYEQYHNDVFRFLIYLIRDRDQAEDLMHEVYVRVLRAYSGFEGKSSEKTWLFSIAKNVAIDHYRKNSVRRKHSFDKFDWEKSELVSTDILPDNLVVLNEEMKELLNVLDTCTGDQKMVIHMRFIHDLSIADTAEILGWTEGKVKTTQHRAINAVRKKLSR, via the coding sequence ATGGACGACTCCGTTTTTAACCGGTTATATGAACAGTACCATAACGATGTGTTTCGGTTTCTTATTTATTTGATACGAGACCGCGATCAGGCCGAGGATTTGATGCATGAGGTCTACGTTAGAGTTCTGCGTGCCTATTCCGGTTTCGAGGGGAAAAGTTCTGAAAAAACGTGGCTCTTTTCAATTGCTAAGAATGTTGCGATTGACCACTATAGAAAAAATTCAGTTCGTAGAAAACATTCATTTGACAAATTCGATTGGGAAAAAAGTGAATTGGTTTCAACAGATATACTTCCAGATAATCTGGTGGTGTTAAACGAGGAAATGAAAGAACTTTTGAATGTTCTAGATACATGTACGGGTGACCAAAAGATGGTCATTCATATGAGATTTATACATGATCTCTCGATTGCAGATACAGCTGAAATATTAGGTTGGACCGAGGGGAAAGTAAAAACTACACAACATAGGGCTATAAATGCGGTGCGTAAAAAATTAAGTAGGTGA
- a CDS encoding ATP-binding protein, with protein MNRIWNSIVGKLWATILLLVTFILFIVTALLLEFLGNFHKEQAEDSLVREATMIEKIVMDHDDRPLIPLLIHDILDEETNAIITDTSGTIIHSFHNGLNKERIENKILSNSSLTTNSQSTKQVLKEMMLPSVKEEGAIEQYIVLETSYTTQSGVRGTVFIYQSLDAIKATMKRTTNIVFLSAFIAFILTTIFAFFLSTKITSPLRKMRQAALELSKGNFDTRLPSLQSDEIGQLATAFNQMGRQLKYHVELISQEKEQLSSILTSMADAVITFNRDGTILLSNPQAEKLLQKWFFANDAKNESVPPELLHMLEHSITFSEEVEDELELNNQFYMISISPLYSGEDIRGAVAVLRDMTAQHQLDKLRSDFIANVSHELRTPISMLQGYSEAILDGVTRDDEERDEMIQIIHEESLRMGRLVTDLLDLARMESGHMTLYKYEVSVIPFITRIANKFTQVARESHVDLQLNFSKKEILAELDADRIEQVVTNLIDNAIRHTPDKGCVTVLVEEFGGMCKITVSDTGHGISEEDLPFIFERFYKVDKARTRGKGGTGLGLAIAKNIIDSHGGVITASRGEEKGTVMTVTLPLE; from the coding sequence ATGAATCGAATATGGAATTCAATAGTCGGGAAGCTATGGGCAACCATATTGCTTCTCGTTACTTTTATTTTGTTTATTGTTACTGCATTGCTGTTAGAGTTTTTAGGGAACTTTCATAAGGAACAAGCAGAAGATTCACTGGTCAGGGAAGCAACGATGATTGAGAAAATTGTGATGGATCACGATGATCGTCCATTAATACCACTACTTATACACGACATTTTAGATGAAGAAACAAATGCAATTATAACGGATACTAGTGGAACGATCATACATTCTTTTCATAATGGTTTAAACAAAGAGAGAATCGAAAATAAGATTCTTTCTAATTCTTCGTTGACAACTAATTCCCAATCAACCAAACAAGTATTAAAAGAAATGATGCTACCTTCCGTTAAAGAAGAGGGGGCCATTGAGCAATACATTGTGTTAGAAACCTCATATACGACACAATCTGGTGTTCGCGGAACTGTCTTTATTTATCAGAGTCTTGACGCCATAAAGGCAACAATGAAAAGAACGACCAATATTGTTTTTCTTTCAGCTTTTATTGCTTTTATCTTAACGACTATTTTCGCCTTCTTTTTATCGACTAAAATTACTTCCCCACTTCGAAAAATGCGACAAGCAGCATTGGAATTATCTAAGGGCAATTTTGATACACGTCTACCATCTCTCCAAAGTGATGAAATCGGACAGCTAGCAACCGCGTTCAATCAGATGGGCCGACAACTAAAATATCATGTGGAGTTAATCAGTCAGGAAAAAGAACAATTATCAAGTATCTTAACGTCGATGGCTGATGCGGTAATTACATTTAATCGTGACGGTACAATCTTATTAAGCAATCCGCAAGCAGAAAAGTTATTGCAAAAATGGTTTTTCGCCAACGATGCTAAAAATGAATCAGTACCACCAGAACTTTTGCATATGCTAGAGCACTCAATTACGTTTTCAGAAGAAGTAGAGGATGAATTAGAACTTAACAATCAATTTTACATGATATCCATAAGTCCATTGTATAGCGGAGAAGACATTCGAGGTGCTGTCGCAGTTCTACGCGATATGACTGCGCAACATCAGCTAGATAAGCTACGTTCGGACTTTATAGCCAATGTATCCCATGAGCTGCGAACTCCGATATCTATGTTGCAAGGGTATAGTGAAGCGATATTGGATGGCGTGACGAGGGATGACGAGGAACGGGATGAAATGATACAAATTATCCACGAAGAGTCTCTTCGAATGGGCCGGCTCGTTACAGATTTACTTGATCTAGCGAGAATGGAATCGGGTCATATGACTTTATATAAATATGAGGTTTCCGTTATTCCTTTTATTACTCGTATTGCAAATAAATTTACACAAGTTGCACGTGAGTCACATGTGGATTTACAACTCAATTTTTCTAAAAAAGAGATTTTGGCTGAATTAGATGCGGATCGAATCGAACAAGTTGTAACCAATCTTATAGATAATGCAATCAGACATACGCCAGATAAAGGATGTGTGACTGTCCTGGTCGAAGAATTTGGCGGCATGTGCAAAATCACTGTTTCTGATACTGGTCACGGAATTTCAGAAGAAGACTTACCTTTCATATTCGAACGATTCTATAAAGTCGATAAAGCAAGAACCCGTGGGAAAGGTGGTACGGGGCTTGGTTTAGCGATTGCAAAAAACATCATTGATTCGCATGGTGGGGTAATTACGGCTTCTAGGGGAGAAGAAAAAGGAACTGTAATGACAGTTACATTGCCCTTAGAATAA
- a CDS encoding response regulator transcription factor has protein sequence MDENISILVVDDEDRIRRLLNMYLTREGYTVDEAVDGAEALEKIAENDYACILLDHMMPEKDGLEVLKELREQKNMTPIMMLTAKGEESDRVTGFETGADDYIVKPFSPREVILRVKAILRRSTTIQGATATTSKDLVVFPQLTIDNDAHRVTAEGQEVNLTPKEYELLYFLAKSPDKVFDREQLLKEVWHYEFFGDLRTVDTHVKRLREKLSRVSESAAKMIVTVWGVGYKFEAIE, from the coding sequence ATGGATGAAAATATTTCGATATTAGTGGTCGATGATGAGGATCGAATCCGTCGACTCTTGAACATGTATTTAACGCGTGAAGGATACACTGTCGATGAGGCAGTTGACGGAGCCGAGGCTCTTGAAAAAATCGCGGAAAATGATTATGCATGTATTTTGTTAGATCATATGATGCCAGAAAAAGATGGTCTTGAGGTATTAAAAGAATTGCGCGAACAAAAGAACATGACGCCGATTATGATGCTAACGGCAAAGGGCGAAGAATCCGACCGCGTAACTGGCTTTGAAACTGGAGCGGATGATTATATAGTAAAGCCCTTCAGCCCGCGAGAGGTAATTCTCCGCGTAAAAGCGATACTTAGAAGGTCTACTACGATTCAAGGTGCGACAGCAACGACATCGAAAGATCTTGTTGTTTTTCCACAATTAACAATTGATAATGATGCACATCGTGTTACTGCGGAAGGTCAGGAAGTGAATTTAACGCCGAAAGAGTATGAGTTATTATACTTCTTGGCCAAATCTCCGGATAAAGTATTCGATCGAGAGCAGCTTCTAAAAGAAGTATGGCATTATGAATTCTTTGGTGATTTGCGGACCGTTGATACACATGTGAAAAGGCTCCGTGAAAAACTTAGTCGCGTCTCTGAAAGTGCTGCAAAAATGATTGTCACTGTATGGGGTGTCGGTTATAAATTTGAGGCAATCGAATGA
- the ccsB gene encoding c-type cytochrome biogenesis protein CcsB, with translation MDFASLSSNLLLVSFIAYLVATLFFGGAVKGAKSEKAYKNSKWGTIGITITIIGFLTHLGYFITRWIASGHAPVSNMFEFVTAFGMMIVGAFILLFYMYRTPSLGLFALPIAVVIIGYASMFPTEITPLIPALKSYWLTVHVITVVIGEAILAISAVAGLVLLLKVTDLTKKSKQRFWLESVIFTIVLVVGFILSSTVFSVMGNEAEFTYVDKNGAPAKIEYIYPPLFGMNEYEALTPDAMTPLFEMPAIVNAKTLTTFVWSLATGIVLYLLLRLIIRRPIATLFQPFAKKANTRLMDEIGYRAVLIGFPVFTLGALVFAMIWAHEAWSRFWGWDPKEVWALITWLFYAAFLHLRLSRGWEGEKSAWLAVIGFIIIMFNLIAVNLILAGLHSYA, from the coding sequence ATGGATTTTGCATCATTGAGCTCAAACTTACTTCTAGTCTCATTTATCGCCTATTTAGTTGCAACGCTCTTTTTCGGCGGAGCTGTAAAAGGCGCAAAATCAGAAAAAGCATATAAAAATAGCAAATGGGGAACTATCGGAATTACCATAACAATTATTGGATTTCTAACTCACCTTGGTTACTTCATAACCAGGTGGATTGCTTCCGGGCACGCGCCAGTCAGTAATATGTTTGAATTTGTGACTGCTTTTGGAATGATGATTGTTGGAGCTTTCATATTGCTGTTTTACATGTATAGAACACCATCTCTCGGTTTGTTTGCATTGCCGATTGCTGTTGTTATTATTGGATACGCCAGTATGTTCCCAACAGAAATAACACCGCTTATCCCGGCACTTAAAAGTTATTGGTTAACAGTGCATGTTATCACAGTAGTTATTGGCGAAGCGATTCTCGCAATTAGTGCGGTCGCAGGACTTGTTTTACTGTTGAAAGTGACAGACTTGACGAAGAAGTCCAAACAGCGTTTTTGGTTGGAATCTGTTATATTCACGATAGTATTGGTAGTCGGTTTCATTCTTTCATCTACAGTGTTTTCAGTTATGGGGAATGAGGCTGAATTTACGTACGTTGATAAAAATGGAGCGCCAGCTAAAATTGAATATATTTATCCACCGTTATTCGGTATGAATGAATATGAAGCACTCACACCCGATGCAATGACGCCACTATTTGAAATGCCGGCAATCGTCAACGCGAAAACATTGACTACTTTTGTTTGGTCATTGGCAACAGGAATTGTACTATATCTGCTGTTGCGACTTATTATTCGGCGCCCGATTGCAACATTGTTCCAGCCATTCGCCAAAAAAGCAAATACGCGTTTAATGGACGAGATTGGCTATCGAGCTGTATTAATAGGATTCCCCGTATTTACACTTGGTGCCTTGGTATTTGCGATGATTTGGGCGCATGAGGCATGGTCTAGATTTTGGGGATGGGATCCTAAAGAAGTGTGGGCGCTTATTACTTGGCTCTTTTATGCAGCATTTCTTCATTTGCGTTTATCGCGCGGATGGGAAGGCGAAAAGTCTGCTTGGCTTGCAGTGATCGGGTTTATTATCATTATGTTTAACTTAATTGCTGTAAACTTAATCCTTGCAGGATTGCATTCCTACGCATAA
- a CDS encoding cytochrome c biogenesis protein ResB, with amino-acid sequence MSKIKCQCGHENPFGTVLCERCGRPQTEEAINSETVDMRYEGSARRSQTYKRSIIDKIWNFFSSVKIGISIIIAVLVTSAIGTIFPQKLYVPVSDAELGEYYERLYGFFGLVYYKLGFHDMYNSWWFITLIGMLGTSIIIASVDRVIPLYKSLKKQRTKRHPSFMKRQRIYGIGPVKDADESLNKAAEKLKDLRYNVKIEDGAILAEKNRFSRWGPYVNHTGLIIFLSAILLRGIPGFYVDETLWIREGETLEIPGAPGYYIENNGFTMENYSIEEDDEVFNTALERVGMIAKNYQTDVTLYKNADDALPGQTENIELVKEESIIVNHPLTFDGYSVFQMDFRLDELKSMTFQLTEKATEESLGEFKIDLINPEDKYELGNGAIIEIKEYYPDYDGIKDGEPYSKSPIPNNPAFIFKMITPEKPEGEMSFVAIRQTLETEENDYKANFLSAETRDISGLTIRKDRTLYMLLFGGIVFMIGVSQGSYWNHRRIWVQKGERNEILLASHTNKNWFALRKEIEQVQEYADLPQYEDREDTESKLDDEEGDFN; translated from the coding sequence ATGAGCAAAATCAAATGCCAGTGCGGTCATGAAAATCCTTTTGGCACAGTGCTTTGTGAGCGATGTGGAAGACCGCAGACTGAAGAGGCTATCAATAGTGAAACTGTGGACATGCGTTATGAAGGTTCTGCTCGCAGATCCCAGACGTATAAAAGATCAATCATTGATAAAATATGGAACTTTTTTTCAAGCGTAAAAATTGGTATTAGTATAATTATCGCAGTCCTTGTAACCTCGGCGATAGGTACGATATTTCCGCAAAAATTATACGTTCCTGTTAGCGACGCTGAATTAGGAGAATATTATGAGCGATTGTACGGCTTTTTTGGGCTCGTCTATTACAAGCTCGGTTTTCATGATATGTATAATAGTTGGTGGTTTATCACGCTAATTGGAATGCTTGGAACTTCTATTATCATTGCAAGTGTTGATAGAGTTATTCCACTTTATAAATCACTGAAAAAACAACGGACGAAGCGCCATCCATCCTTTATGAAACGTCAACGAATCTATGGTATCGGACCGGTTAAGGACGCGGATGAATCTCTGAACAAGGCAGCAGAGAAACTAAAGGATCTTCGTTATAATGTTAAAATAGAAGACGGGGCGATTCTGGCTGAAAAAAACCGTTTTTCAAGATGGGGACCTTATGTTAATCATACTGGACTAATAATTTTCTTAAGCGCAATTTTACTTCGTGGAATTCCCGGGTTTTATGTCGATGAAACGTTGTGGATTCGGGAAGGCGAGACGTTGGAAATACCGGGTGCACCCGGCTATTATATCGAAAATAATGGTTTTACAATGGAAAACTATTCAATAGAGGAAGACGATGAAGTATTTAACACAGCACTTGAACGTGTTGGCATGATAGCTAAAAATTATCAGACCGACGTTACGCTATATAAAAATGCTGACGATGCACTTCCGGGACAAACCGAGAATATAGAATTAGTTAAAGAAGAATCAATCATCGTTAACCACCCATTAACATTCGATGGTTACAGCGTTTTTCAGATGGATTTTCGTCTAGACGAATTAAAGTCGATGACATTTCAACTGACTGAAAAAGCCACGGAAGAATCGCTTGGTGAATTTAAAATTGATCTTATAAATCCTGAGGATAAATACGAACTTGGAAATGGTGCAATTATCGAAATCAAGGAATATTATCCGGATTATGATGGTATCAAGGACGGGGAACCGTATTCGAAATCCCCAATTCCAAATAATCCTGCTTTTATATTTAAGATGATAACGCCAGAAAAACCAGAAGGTGAAATGAGTTTCGTGGCAATTCGACAAACGCTTGAAACTGAAGAAAATGATTATAAGGCAAATTTCTTAAGTGCTGAAACACGGGATATATCTGGTTTGACAATTCGTAAGGACCGCACACTGTATATGTTATTATTCGGTGGAATTGTATTCATGATAGGGGTCTCGCAAGGATCTTACTGGAATCATAGGCGGATTTGGGTTCAAAAAGGAGAAAGAAATGAAATACTCCTTGCCAGCCATACAAATAAAAACTGGTTCGCATTAAGAAAAGAGATTGAGCAAGTACAAGAATACGCGGACTTGCCGCAATATGAAGACCGTGAAGATACCGAGTCCAAATTGGACGACGAGGAAGGGGACTTTAACTAA